The following are from one region of the Magallana gigas chromosome 4, xbMagGiga1.1, whole genome shotgun sequence genome:
- the LOC105327425 gene encoding tubulin tyrosine ligase 3 isoform X16, with translation MKLKDNVSKNYAFIPKISEASRKIANRRLKTIDATVPHFMRDIKCRTIEPLAPIPTNSDKPIVTEDKAEDPKDQEPLVEESVSSKPQETNVNKPSVYNLRTGKMTAKSDVFLDDNIFTFRPKVSTASQKIVQNLGTDFMARQQQHLDRQKRNIEQASIHFSSYNGRLSPVSKLRKFKKVKEGAEDGDINNSADDQVDGVKGQGEDTESSDGKDGIRNKNVSPNLQRILEGPYSNSSSEMVLKRHKTRLVNHQLKGKVLSELDDNYKDNSRRREEGVSHSETPDNSEPQNGDLDGDVSGSLSRSKTMPSLGRPKISRKLTNVNCSVNTDRLKAAKEQAEKAIKNRKVFTIQGGYNAVRQSLRRRGWVEKFYKISTPQKKTPRKRRKTVDESDDDDDDDDDDDDDDGDDDDDGDSDNDQPKIPPWEEEDGIYGIMSRIVRNVNPTFIWVLKRDIVDYRFLTRDQMVNHYIKAGSFTTKVGLCINMRNVPWFDNSDPDSFYPRCYRLSHEEEKNSFIDDYRQTMCANILKIISSQYKNESIPEEDENENDEKKDVGSEKTDTEKKDSEKKDSDSSKKGEDFTCTNPECTRSKPGVSSGNLCAHAKECLEKEKSAANGENKENKPKDKTPEIVKPTESAKPPSTSRSQKQKGTKKKKKVCVPITCLERAMQQCDKFIQERSHDDIDVLNDPHELTQQQWDETLKWYYQLVNENGEIQNVSGSMLAEVDRLLYNLKLHMPQFEMDGYKNIWIVKPGAKSRGRGIVCYDKLEDMLKLVNSQVVRKDNKYVVQKYMERPLLVYNCKFDIRQWFLVTDWNPLTIWFYQDSYLRFCSQEYTLEDFDESIHLSNNAIQKYYKNGPRHPLLPEQNMWTHEQFKDYIKGQGHGNAWDDVIYPGMKKAIICALLSTQDVIEYRKPSTFKSSFELYGADFMLTEDYRPWLIEINSSPSMESSTEITRRMCTGVLEDSIKVVVDRRYDRNCDIGRFELAYKQPLVTVPPYIGINLSVEGQTVKKPYGFTVRKSMDNDTAYFSPRKPPPSTESKDLKPAPPTTKRPQSENFDTTHKNTNASNSAPAKGKRRRRKTVNGLGSPPHQSSITTRRLFSLPQYARSPVKLNMTKASPYVVVQKLPVIKVNVINQIQGFD, from the exons ATGAAATTGAAAGATAATGTCAGTAAGAACTACGCATTTATTCCAAAGATCAGTGAAGCAAGTAGAAAAATTGCTAATCGTCGTTTAAAAACTATCGACGCAACTGTACCTCATTTTATGCGTGATATCAAATGCAGAACCATTGAACCTCTAGCACCAATTCCTACAAATTCAGATAAACCTATTGTCACCGAAGATAAAGCAGAAGATCCGAAAGATCAGGAACCACTGGTCGAAGAGTCTGTGTCCTCTAAGCCACAAGAGACAAACGTAAACAAACCATCTGTGTACAATCTTCGTACAGGCAAAATGACTGCAAAATCAGATGTTTTTCTAGATGATAATATCTTTACTTTTCGTCCGAAAGTCAGCACTGCTAGCCAAAAAATCGTTCAAAATCTAGGCACAGATTTTATGGCCAGACAGCAACAGCATTTAGATAGACAGAAGAGAAAT ATCGAACAAGCTTCCATCCATTTCTCCAGTTATAATGGAAGACTCTCTCCCGTTAGTAAACTACGAAAATTCAAGAAAGTAAAGGAG GGAGCTGAAGATGGGGATATAAATAACTCGGCCGACGACCAGGTTGATGGGGTCAAAGGTCAGGGCGAGGATACGGAGAGCAGTGACGGTAAAGATGGCATCCGCAACAAGAACGTGTCCCCAAATCTACAAAGAATATTGGAAG GACCATATTCCAATAGTAGCAGCGAAATGGTGCTAAAGCGGCATAAAACGCGCCTTGTCAACCACCAACTGAAAGGGAAAGTCCTCTCGGAGCTAGATG ACAACTACAAAGATAATTCCAGACGAAGGG AAGAAGGGGTCTCCCATAGTGAAACCCCTGATAATTCAGAACCCCAGAATGGAG ACCTGGATGGCGACGTGTCTGGATCCCTGTCCCGGAGCAAGACCATGCCATCCCTGGGGAGACCCAAGATATCCCGGAAGTTGACCAACGTAAACTGTAGCGTCAACACGGATCGTCTGAAGGCAGCAAAGGAGCAGGCCGAGAAGGCCATCAAG AACCGGAAAGTGTTCACCATCCAGGGAGGGTACAACGCGGTCAGACAAAGTCTGAGGAGGAGGGGCTGGGTGGAAAAGTTCTACAAAATATCCACCCCTCAGAAGAAAACTCCTAGAAAGCGCCGTAAAACGGTGGACGAGagcgatgatgatgatgatgacgacgatgatgatgatgatgacgatggggatgatgatgacgatggGGATAGCGATA atgatCAGCCGAAAATTCCACCTTGGGAGGAAGAAGATGGGATTTACGGAATAAtg TCGCGGATTGTCCGGAATGTGAACCCCACGTTCATTTGGGTGTTAAAGAGGGACATCGTTGATTATAGGTTCTTAACCAGAGATCAGATGGTGAACCACTATATCAAAGCAGGCTCCTTTACCACCAAG GTGGGGCTTTGTATAAACATGAGGAATGTCCCCTGGTTTGATAACTCGGACCCGGATTCTTTCTACCCTCGGTGTTACCGCCTCAGTCACGAAGAAGAAAAGAATTCTTTTATCG ACGACTACAGGCAAACGATGTgtgcaaacattttaaaaataatatctagTCAATATAAAAACGAGAGTATACccgaagaagatgaaaatgaaaatgatgaaaagaaAGATGTCGGTTCCGAGAAAACGGATACAGAGAAAAAGGATAGTGAGAAAAAAGACTCAGATTCTAGCAAAAAGGGCGAGGATTTTACCTGTACTAATCCCGAGTGCACGCGGTCAAAACCAGGTGTGTCATCTGGCAATTTATGTGCGCATGCCAAGGAATGCTTAGAGAAAGAGAAGTCCGCGGCAAACGGTGAAAATAAAGAGAACAAGCCCAAAGATAAAACTCCCGAAATTGTCAAACCCACCGAAAGTGCAAAACCGCCAT CAACTAGTCGATCTCAAAAACAGAAGGGaacaaaaaagaagaagaaggtGTGCGTGCCGATAACTTGCCTGGAGAGAGCGATGCAGCAGTGTGATAAATTCATTCAGGAGCGCTCACACGATGACATCGATGTCCTGAATGAC CCACATGAATTGACACAACAACAGTGGGATGAAACGCTAAAGTGGTACTACCAACTTGTTAA TGAGAATGGTGAAATACAGAATGTGTCTGGTAGTATGTTAGCTGAAGTAGATAGACTCCTATATAATCTTAAACTCCACATGCCGCAGTTTGAAATGGATGGTTATAAGAATATTTGGATCGTTAAACCAGGGGCCAAATCTCGGGGAAGAG gaaTTGTTTGTTATGACAAACTTGAGGATATGTTGAAACTAGTCAACAGTCAGGTTGTTCGGAAGGACAACAAATACGTGGTGCAAAAATATATGG aacGTCCATTACTAGTGTATAACTGTAAGTTCGACATCCGGCAGTGGTTCCTGGTCACCGACTGGAACCCCCTGACCATCTGGTTCTATCAGGACAGCTACCTCCGCTTCTGCTCCCAGGAGTACACATTGGAAGACTTTGACGAGTCCATTCACTTGTCCAACAACGCCATCCAGAAGTACTACAAGAACGGCCCTCGGCACCCGCTCCTCCCCGAGCAGAACATGTGGACACACGAACAGTTCAAGGATTATATCAA GGGCCAGGGTCACGGGAATGCATGGGATGATGTCATTTATCCCGGCATGAAGAAAGCAATAATATGTGCCTTGCTGTCTACACAAGATGTCATCGAATACAGAAAG CCGTCTACGTTTAAG TCATCCTTTGAGTTGTACGGGGCTGATTTCATGTTAACCGAGGACTACCGTCCGTGGTTGATAGAGATCAACTCATCACCTAGCATGGAGAGCAGTACTGAGATCACACGCAGAATGTGTACTGGTGTTTTAGAGGACTCAATCAAAG TCGTCGTTGATAGaagatatgataggaactgtgaTATAGGAAGGTTTGAGTTGGCCTACAAGCAGCCTTTAGTGACAGTTCCTCCATACATAGGAATAAATCTCTCTGTCGAGGGGCAAACAGTTAAAAAACCATATGGATTTACTGTACGAAAAAGCATGGACAACGATACTGCATATTTTAGCCCTCGCAAACCGCCACCAAGTACAGAAAGCAAAGACCTGAAGCCAGCACCGCCTACCACAAAGCGACCGCAAAGCGAAAACTTTGACACCACTCACAAGAACACGAACGCATCCAATAGCGCTCCAGCGAAGG GAAAACGGAGACGTAGAAAAACTGTGAACGGTTTGGGGAGTCCGCCTCATCAGTCCTCCATCACAACAAGACGACTTTTCTCACTCCCACAGTACGCGAGGAGTCCCGTCAAACTGAACATGACTAAGGCCTCGCCATATGTCGTGGTTCAAAAGCTACCCGTCATAAAGGTTAATGTTATCAACCAGATTCAGGGCTTTGATTAG
- the LOC105327425 gene encoding protein monoglycylase TTLL8 isoform X9 produces MKLKDNVSKNYAFIPKISEASRKIANRRLKTIDATVPHFMRDIKCRTIEPLAPIPTNSDKPIVTEDKAEDPKDQEPLVEESVSSKPQETNVNKPSVYNLRTGKMTAKSDVFLDDNIFTFRPKVSTASQKIVQNLGTDFMARQQQHLDRQKRNIEQASIHFSSYNGRLSPVSKLRKFKKVKEGAEDGDINNSADDQVDGVKGQGEDTESSDGKDGIRNKNVSPNLQRILEGPYSNSSSEMVLKRHKTRLVNHQLKGKVLSELDDNYKDNSRRREEGVSHSETPDNSEPQNGDLDGDVSGSLSRSKTMPSLGRPKISRKLTNVNCSVNTDRLKAAKEQAEKAIKNRKVFTIQGGYNAVRQSLRRRGWVEKFYKISTPQKKTPRKRRKTVDESDDDDDDDDDDDDDDGDDDDDGDSDNDQPKIPPWEEEDGIYGIMSRIVRNVNPTFIWVLKRDIVDYRFLTRDQMVNHYIKAGSFTTKVGLCINMRNVPWFDNSDPDSFYPRCYRLSHEEEKNSFIDDYRQTMCANILKIISSQYKNESIPEEDENENDEKKDVGSEKTDTEKKDSEKKDSDSSKKGEDFTCTNPECTRSKPGVSSGNLCAHAKECLEKEKSAANGENKENKPKDKTPEIVKPTESAKPPSTSRSQKQKGTKKKKKVCVPITCLERAMQQCDKFIQERSHDDIDVLNDPHELTQQQWDETLKWYYQLVNENGEIQNVSGSMLAEVDRLLYNLKLHMPQFEMDGYKNIWIVKPGAKSRGRGIVCYDKLEDMLKLVNSQVVRKDNKYVVQKYMERPLLVYNCKFDIRQWFLVTDWNPLTIWFYQDSYLRFCSQEYTLEDFDESIHLSNNAIQKYYKNGPRHPLLPEQNMWTHEQFKDYIKGQGHGNAWDDVIYPGMKKAIICALLSTQDVIEYRKPSTFKSSFELYGADFMLTEDYRPWLIEINSSPSMESSTEITRRMCTGVLEDSIKVVVDRRYDRNCDIGRFELAYKQPLVTVPPYIGINLSVEGQTVKKPYGFTVRKSMDNDTAYFSPRKPPPSTESKDLKPAPPTTKRPQSENFDTTHKNTNASNSAPAKGKSAPGESQDHQHKYNSQKRTSHKSQNDQNQVTPSTSHSSCNSESSGRSSKETKENSSSKESKEKDNTSSQSLSQPQSFPKADKSGSLPISSCSAWTGKRMVSTTSVSTNYTIPNIDKLDRPMLAVNNVESTDLQTIKPVNSAPPMMSLAGAITKGKRRRRKTVNGLGSPPHQSSITTRRLFSLPQYARSPVKLNMTKASPYVVVQKLPVIKV; encoded by the exons ATGAAATTGAAAGATAATGTCAGTAAGAACTACGCATTTATTCCAAAGATCAGTGAAGCAAGTAGAAAAATTGCTAATCGTCGTTTAAAAACTATCGACGCAACTGTACCTCATTTTATGCGTGATATCAAATGCAGAACCATTGAACCTCTAGCACCAATTCCTACAAATTCAGATAAACCTATTGTCACCGAAGATAAAGCAGAAGATCCGAAAGATCAGGAACCACTGGTCGAAGAGTCTGTGTCCTCTAAGCCACAAGAGACAAACGTAAACAAACCATCTGTGTACAATCTTCGTACAGGCAAAATGACTGCAAAATCAGATGTTTTTCTAGATGATAATATCTTTACTTTTCGTCCGAAAGTCAGCACTGCTAGCCAAAAAATCGTTCAAAATCTAGGCACAGATTTTATGGCCAGACAGCAACAGCATTTAGATAGACAGAAGAGAAAT ATCGAACAAGCTTCCATCCATTTCTCCAGTTATAATGGAAGACTCTCTCCCGTTAGTAAACTACGAAAATTCAAGAAAGTAAAGGAG GGAGCTGAAGATGGGGATATAAATAACTCGGCCGACGACCAGGTTGATGGGGTCAAAGGTCAGGGCGAGGATACGGAGAGCAGTGACGGTAAAGATGGCATCCGCAACAAGAACGTGTCCCCAAATCTACAAAGAATATTGGAAG GACCATATTCCAATAGTAGCAGCGAAATGGTGCTAAAGCGGCATAAAACGCGCCTTGTCAACCACCAACTGAAAGGGAAAGTCCTCTCGGAGCTAGATG ACAACTACAAAGATAATTCCAGACGAAGGG AAGAAGGGGTCTCCCATAGTGAAACCCCTGATAATTCAGAACCCCAGAATGGAG ACCTGGATGGCGACGTGTCTGGATCCCTGTCCCGGAGCAAGACCATGCCATCCCTGGGGAGACCCAAGATATCCCGGAAGTTGACCAACGTAAACTGTAGCGTCAACACGGATCGTCTGAAGGCAGCAAAGGAGCAGGCCGAGAAGGCCATCAAG AACCGGAAAGTGTTCACCATCCAGGGAGGGTACAACGCGGTCAGACAAAGTCTGAGGAGGAGGGGCTGGGTGGAAAAGTTCTACAAAATATCCACCCCTCAGAAGAAAACTCCTAGAAAGCGCCGTAAAACGGTGGACGAGagcgatgatgatgatgatgacgacgatgatgatgatgatgacgatggggatgatgatgacgatggGGATAGCGATA atgatCAGCCGAAAATTCCACCTTGGGAGGAAGAAGATGGGATTTACGGAATAAtg TCGCGGATTGTCCGGAATGTGAACCCCACGTTCATTTGGGTGTTAAAGAGGGACATCGTTGATTATAGGTTCTTAACCAGAGATCAGATGGTGAACCACTATATCAAAGCAGGCTCCTTTACCACCAAG GTGGGGCTTTGTATAAACATGAGGAATGTCCCCTGGTTTGATAACTCGGACCCGGATTCTTTCTACCCTCGGTGTTACCGCCTCAGTCACGAAGAAGAAAAGAATTCTTTTATCG ACGACTACAGGCAAACGATGTgtgcaaacattttaaaaataatatctagTCAATATAAAAACGAGAGTATACccgaagaagatgaaaatgaaaatgatgaaaagaaAGATGTCGGTTCCGAGAAAACGGATACAGAGAAAAAGGATAGTGAGAAAAAAGACTCAGATTCTAGCAAAAAGGGCGAGGATTTTACCTGTACTAATCCCGAGTGCACGCGGTCAAAACCAGGTGTGTCATCTGGCAATTTATGTGCGCATGCCAAGGAATGCTTAGAGAAAGAGAAGTCCGCGGCAAACGGTGAAAATAAAGAGAACAAGCCCAAAGATAAAACTCCCGAAATTGTCAAACCCACCGAAAGTGCAAAACCGCCAT CAACTAGTCGATCTCAAAAACAGAAGGGaacaaaaaagaagaagaaggtGTGCGTGCCGATAACTTGCCTGGAGAGAGCGATGCAGCAGTGTGATAAATTCATTCAGGAGCGCTCACACGATGACATCGATGTCCTGAATGAC CCACATGAATTGACACAACAACAGTGGGATGAAACGCTAAAGTGGTACTACCAACTTGTTAA TGAGAATGGTGAAATACAGAATGTGTCTGGTAGTATGTTAGCTGAAGTAGATAGACTCCTATATAATCTTAAACTCCACATGCCGCAGTTTGAAATGGATGGTTATAAGAATATTTGGATCGTTAAACCAGGGGCCAAATCTCGGGGAAGAG gaaTTGTTTGTTATGACAAACTTGAGGATATGTTGAAACTAGTCAACAGTCAGGTTGTTCGGAAGGACAACAAATACGTGGTGCAAAAATATATGG aacGTCCATTACTAGTGTATAACTGTAAGTTCGACATCCGGCAGTGGTTCCTGGTCACCGACTGGAACCCCCTGACCATCTGGTTCTATCAGGACAGCTACCTCCGCTTCTGCTCCCAGGAGTACACATTGGAAGACTTTGACGAGTCCATTCACTTGTCCAACAACGCCATCCAGAAGTACTACAAGAACGGCCCTCGGCACCCGCTCCTCCCCGAGCAGAACATGTGGACACACGAACAGTTCAAGGATTATATCAA GGGCCAGGGTCACGGGAATGCATGGGATGATGTCATTTATCCCGGCATGAAGAAAGCAATAATATGTGCCTTGCTGTCTACACAAGATGTCATCGAATACAGAAAG CCGTCTACGTTTAAG TCATCCTTTGAGTTGTACGGGGCTGATTTCATGTTAACCGAGGACTACCGTCCGTGGTTGATAGAGATCAACTCATCACCTAGCATGGAGAGCAGTACTGAGATCACACGCAGAATGTGTACTGGTGTTTTAGAGGACTCAATCAAAG TCGTCGTTGATAGaagatatgataggaactgtgaTATAGGAAGGTTTGAGTTGGCCTACAAGCAGCCTTTAGTGACAGTTCCTCCATACATAGGAATAAATCTCTCTGTCGAGGGGCAAACAGTTAAAAAACCATATGGATTTACTGTACGAAAAAGCATGGACAACGATACTGCATATTTTAGCCCTCGCAAACCGCCACCAAGTACAGAAAGCAAAGACCTGAAGCCAGCACCGCCTACCACAAAGCGACCGCAAAGCGAAAACTTTGACACCACTCACAAGAACACGAACGCATCCAATAGCGCTCCAGCGAAGGGTAAGTCAGCGCCGGGCGAAAGTCAGGATCATCAGCACAAATATAACTCACAAAAGCGGACTAGTCACAAATCACAAAATGATCAAAACCAAGTAACACCGTCTACTAGTCACTCTAGTTGTAACTCAGAAAGCAGTGGTAGAAGCAGCAAGGAAACGAAGGAGAACAGTAGCAGCAAGGAAAGCAAGGAGAAGGACAACACCAGCAGCCAATCCTTGTCGCAGCCTCAGTCTTTCCCCAAGGCGGACAAATCTGGTTCTTTGCCTATCTCTAGTTGTAGTGCGTGGACGGGTAAGAGAATGGTCTCCACTACCTCTGTATCTACCAACTATACGATCCCCAACATAGACAAGTTGGATCGTCCCATGCTAGCTGTCAATAATGTGGAGTCTACAGACCTCCAGACCATTAAACCAGTGAACTCGGCACCACCTATGATGTCGTTGGCAGGTGCTATCACAAAAG GAAAACGGAGACGTAGAAAAACTGTGAACGGTTTGGGGAGTCCGCCTCATCAGTCCTCCATCACAACAAGACGACTTTTCTCACTCCCACAGTACGCGAGGAGTCCCGTCAAACTGAACATGACTAAGGCCTCGCCATATGTCGTGGTTCAAAAGCTACCCGTCATAAAG gtatgA
- the LOC105327425 gene encoding protein monoglycylase TTLL8 isoform X8, with product MKLKDNVSKNYAFIPKISEASRKIANRRLKTIDATVPHFMRDIKCRTIEPLAPIPTNSDKPIVTEDKAEDPKDQEPLVEESVSSKPQETNVNKPSVYNLRTGKMTAKSDVFLDDNIFTFRPKVSTASQKIVQNLGTDFMARQQQHLDRQKRNIEQASIHFSSYNGRLSPVSKLRKFKKVKEGAEDGDINNSADDQVDGVKGQGEDTESSDGKDGIRNKNVSPNLQRILEGPYSNSSSEMVLKRHKTRLVNHQLKGKVLSELDDNYKDNSRRREEGVSHSETPDNSEPQNGDLDGDVSGSLSRSKTMPSLGRPKISRKLTNVNCSVNTDRLKAAKEQAEKAIKNRKVFTIQGGYNAVRQSLRRRGWVEKFYKISTPQKKTPRKRRKTVDESDDDDDDDDDDDDDDGDDDDDGDSDNDQPKIPPWEEEDGIYGIMSRIVRNVNPTFIWVLKRDIVDYRFLTRDQMVNHYIKAGSFTTKVGLCINMRNVPWFDNSDPDSFYPRCYRLSHEEEKNSFIDDYRQTMCANILKIISSQYKNESIPEEDENENDEKKDVGSEKTDTEKKDSEKKDSDSSKKGEDFTCTNPECTRSKPGVSSGNLCAHAKECLEKEKSAANGENKENKPKDKTPEIVKPTESAKPPSTSRSQKQKGTKKKKKVCVPITCLERAMQQCDKFIQERSHDDIDVLNDPHELTQQQWDETLKWYYQLVNENGEIQNVSGSMLAEVDRLLYNLKLHMPQFEMDGYKNIWIVKPGAKSRGRGIVCYDKLEDMLKLVNSQVVRKDNKYVVQKYMERPLLVYNCKFDIRQWFLVTDWNPLTIWFYQDSYLRFCSQEYTLEDFDESIHLSNNAIQKYYKNGPRHPLLPEQNMWTHEQFKDYIKGQGHGNAWDDVIYPGMKKAIICALLSTQDVIEYRKPSTFKSSFELYGADFMLTEDYRPWLIEINSSPSMESSTEITRRMCTGVLEDSIKVVVDRRYDRNCDIGRFELAYKQPLVTVPPYIGINLSVEGQTVKKPYGFTVRKSMDNDTAYFSPRKPPPSTESKDLKPAPPTTKRPQSENFDTTHKNTNASNSAPAKGKSAPGESQDHQHKYNSQKRTSHKSQNDQNQVTPSTSHSSCNSESSGRSSKETKENSSSKESKEKDNTSSQSLSQPQSFPKADKSGSLPISSCSAWTGKRMVSTTSVSTNYTIPNIDKLDRPMLAVNNVESTDLQTIKPVNSAPPMMSLAGAITKGKRRRRKTVNGLGSPPHQSSITTRRLFSLPQYARSPVKLNMTKASPYVVVQKLPVIKVNVINQIQGFD from the exons ATGAAATTGAAAGATAATGTCAGTAAGAACTACGCATTTATTCCAAAGATCAGTGAAGCAAGTAGAAAAATTGCTAATCGTCGTTTAAAAACTATCGACGCAACTGTACCTCATTTTATGCGTGATATCAAATGCAGAACCATTGAACCTCTAGCACCAATTCCTACAAATTCAGATAAACCTATTGTCACCGAAGATAAAGCAGAAGATCCGAAAGATCAGGAACCACTGGTCGAAGAGTCTGTGTCCTCTAAGCCACAAGAGACAAACGTAAACAAACCATCTGTGTACAATCTTCGTACAGGCAAAATGACTGCAAAATCAGATGTTTTTCTAGATGATAATATCTTTACTTTTCGTCCGAAAGTCAGCACTGCTAGCCAAAAAATCGTTCAAAATCTAGGCACAGATTTTATGGCCAGACAGCAACAGCATTTAGATAGACAGAAGAGAAAT ATCGAACAAGCTTCCATCCATTTCTCCAGTTATAATGGAAGACTCTCTCCCGTTAGTAAACTACGAAAATTCAAGAAAGTAAAGGAG GGAGCTGAAGATGGGGATATAAATAACTCGGCCGACGACCAGGTTGATGGGGTCAAAGGTCAGGGCGAGGATACGGAGAGCAGTGACGGTAAAGATGGCATCCGCAACAAGAACGTGTCCCCAAATCTACAAAGAATATTGGAAG GACCATATTCCAATAGTAGCAGCGAAATGGTGCTAAAGCGGCATAAAACGCGCCTTGTCAACCACCAACTGAAAGGGAAAGTCCTCTCGGAGCTAGATG ACAACTACAAAGATAATTCCAGACGAAGGG AAGAAGGGGTCTCCCATAGTGAAACCCCTGATAATTCAGAACCCCAGAATGGAG ACCTGGATGGCGACGTGTCTGGATCCCTGTCCCGGAGCAAGACCATGCCATCCCTGGGGAGACCCAAGATATCCCGGAAGTTGACCAACGTAAACTGTAGCGTCAACACGGATCGTCTGAAGGCAGCAAAGGAGCAGGCCGAGAAGGCCATCAAG AACCGGAAAGTGTTCACCATCCAGGGAGGGTACAACGCGGTCAGACAAAGTCTGAGGAGGAGGGGCTGGGTGGAAAAGTTCTACAAAATATCCACCCCTCAGAAGAAAACTCCTAGAAAGCGCCGTAAAACGGTGGACGAGagcgatgatgatgatgatgacgacgatgatgatgatgatgacgatggggatgatgatgacgatggGGATAGCGATA atgatCAGCCGAAAATTCCACCTTGGGAGGAAGAAGATGGGATTTACGGAATAAtg TCGCGGATTGTCCGGAATGTGAACCCCACGTTCATTTGGGTGTTAAAGAGGGACATCGTTGATTATAGGTTCTTAACCAGAGATCAGATGGTGAACCACTATATCAAAGCAGGCTCCTTTACCACCAAG GTGGGGCTTTGTATAAACATGAGGAATGTCCCCTGGTTTGATAACTCGGACCCGGATTCTTTCTACCCTCGGTGTTACCGCCTCAGTCACGAAGAAGAAAAGAATTCTTTTATCG ACGACTACAGGCAAACGATGTgtgcaaacattttaaaaataatatctagTCAATATAAAAACGAGAGTATACccgaagaagatgaaaatgaaaatgatgaaaagaaAGATGTCGGTTCCGAGAAAACGGATACAGAGAAAAAGGATAGTGAGAAAAAAGACTCAGATTCTAGCAAAAAGGGCGAGGATTTTACCTGTACTAATCCCGAGTGCACGCGGTCAAAACCAGGTGTGTCATCTGGCAATTTATGTGCGCATGCCAAGGAATGCTTAGAGAAAGAGAAGTCCGCGGCAAACGGTGAAAATAAAGAGAACAAGCCCAAAGATAAAACTCCCGAAATTGTCAAACCCACCGAAAGTGCAAAACCGCCAT CAACTAGTCGATCTCAAAAACAGAAGGGaacaaaaaagaagaagaaggtGTGCGTGCCGATAACTTGCCTGGAGAGAGCGATGCAGCAGTGTGATAAATTCATTCAGGAGCGCTCACACGATGACATCGATGTCCTGAATGAC CCACATGAATTGACACAACAACAGTGGGATGAAACGCTAAAGTGGTACTACCAACTTGTTAA TGAGAATGGTGAAATACAGAATGTGTCTGGTAGTATGTTAGCTGAAGTAGATAGACTCCTATATAATCTTAAACTCCACATGCCGCAGTTTGAAATGGATGGTTATAAGAATATTTGGATCGTTAAACCAGGGGCCAAATCTCGGGGAAGAG gaaTTGTTTGTTATGACAAACTTGAGGATATGTTGAAACTAGTCAACAGTCAGGTTGTTCGGAAGGACAACAAATACGTGGTGCAAAAATATATGG aacGTCCATTACTAGTGTATAACTGTAAGTTCGACATCCGGCAGTGGTTCCTGGTCACCGACTGGAACCCCCTGACCATCTGGTTCTATCAGGACAGCTACCTCCGCTTCTGCTCCCAGGAGTACACATTGGAAGACTTTGACGAGTCCATTCACTTGTCCAACAACGCCATCCAGAAGTACTACAAGAACGGCCCTCGGCACCCGCTCCTCCCCGAGCAGAACATGTGGACACACGAACAGTTCAAGGATTATATCAA GGGCCAGGGTCACGGGAATGCATGGGATGATGTCATTTATCCCGGCATGAAGAAAGCAATAATATGTGCCTTGCTGTCTACACAAGATGTCATCGAATACAGAAAG CCGTCTACGTTTAAG TCATCCTTTGAGTTGTACGGGGCTGATTTCATGTTAACCGAGGACTACCGTCCGTGGTTGATAGAGATCAACTCATCACCTAGCATGGAGAGCAGTACTGAGATCACACGCAGAATGTGTACTGGTGTTTTAGAGGACTCAATCAAAG TCGTCGTTGATAGaagatatgataggaactgtgaTATAGGAAGGTTTGAGTTGGCCTACAAGCAGCCTTTAGTGACAGTTCCTCCATACATAGGAATAAATCTCTCTGTCGAGGGGCAAACAGTTAAAAAACCATATGGATTTACTGTACGAAAAAGCATGGACAACGATACTGCATATTTTAGCCCTCGCAAACCGCCACCAAGTACAGAAAGCAAAGACCTGAAGCCAGCACCGCCTACCACAAAGCGACCGCAAAGCGAAAACTTTGACACCACTCACAAGAACACGAACGCATCCAATAGCGCTCCAGCGAAGGGTAAGTCAGCGCCGGGCGAAAGTCAGGATCATCAGCACAAATATAACTCACAAAAGCGGACTAGTCACAAATCACAAAATGATCAAAACCAAGTAACACCGTCTACTAGTCACTCTAGTTGTAACTCAGAAAGCAGTGGTAGAAGCAGCAAGGAAACGAAGGAGAACAGTAGCAGCAAGGAAAGCAAGGAGAAGGACAACACCAGCAGCCAATCCTTGTCGCAGCCTCAGTCTTTCCCCAAGGCGGACAAATCTGGTTCTTTGCCTATCTCTAGTTGTAGTGCGTGGACGGGTAAGAGAATGGTCTCCACTACCTCTGTATCTACCAACTATACGATCCCCAACATAGACAAGTTGGATCGTCCCATGCTAGCTGTCAATAATGTGGAGTCTACAGACCTCCAGACCATTAAACCAGTGAACTCGGCACCACCTATGATGTCGTTGGCAGGTGCTATCACAAAAG GAAAACGGAGACGTAGAAAAACTGTGAACGGTTTGGGGAGTCCGCCTCATCAGTCCTCCATCACAACAAGACGACTTTTCTCACTCCCACAGTACGCGAGGAGTCCCGTCAAACTGAACATGACTAAGGCCTCGCCATATGTCGTGGTTCAAAAGCTACCCGTCATAAAGGTTAATGTTATCAACCAGATTCAGGGCTTTGATTAG